Genomic segment of Maricaulis maris:
TGTTTCTGTCATTCTGGTGGACGATGATCCGGACGAGCACTTCCTGTTCCGGGCGGATCTTGAGGACGCTGGAATTGATTTTACATTCAATGGCTTCACGCGTCCCGAGGATGCGCTGAAGCATTTGGATGGGCTTGGCGGAGGCCCTGTCCTCGTGCTCTGCGATCTCAGCCTTGCCGGAAGCGATGCGATCCGTTTCATCGCGGATACCCAGTCACGTCTCGGGGGCGGCGCCATTGGCGTTTATTCCGGCGCCCGCAATCCCGAGATGGAAGAGAAGTGCCGCGCGGCGGGCGCCTCCTTCTACATCGTGAAACCGGTATCCCGGCAGAAACTGGTTGATGCACTTGCCAAGACGGGAACCGTCCGCCTCGCTGAAGTGGCGGAGGGACGGGTCAGCCCGGTCCTGAGCTGAGTTCAACTCGGCCGGGCTGTCCTCAGACAGCCTCAGCCTTGCCCGGCAGGCCGCCTGCCTTGGCGTATGCCTGGCTCCCGCGTGAATAGACCTTGTCACGATCGGTGAGATCCGACGGCTTGTACTCGGACAGGCCGGGAAGACGCTCGTATATGGGGGCGAAGTCGGCGTAGGTGGCCTCCATCAGCTCCTCATAACTGTCGATGACAAAATAGCTCTGCTGGAAGTCGTCATAGCGGTAGTCGGTCCGCATGATGCGCTCGAGATCGAAGTGCAGGCGATTGGGGGAGCGGGCTTCGAGGCTGAAAATCGATTCGGCCCGGGAGGAGACGATCCCGGCGCCATAGATCCGGCGTCCTTCCGGCGTGTTGATCAGCCCGAATTCCACCGTGTACCAGTACAGCCGCGCCATGTGCTTGATCGCATCGAACTGCAGTGAGCGAAGCCCGCCTTCGCCATAGGCCTGCATGTAATCCGCAAAAACCGGTTGGGTGAGCAGCGGCACATGACCGAAGACGTCATGGAAAATGTCGGGCTCCGGCAGATAGTCCAGTTTTTCGCCATCGCGAATGAAACGGCCGGAGACAAAGCGGCGGTTGGCCAGGTGCTCGTAGAAATCCTTTTCCGGTATCAGGCCCGGCACGGTGACAACGGTCCAGCCGGTCAGCTTCTCGAGCTTCTCATTGACCCGGCGAAAATCCGGAATGCCGCCCTCATTGAGATTGAGCATGTCGAGGCCGGCAAAATGCTCGGGTGCCGCGCGTCCCTTCAGGACTTTCATCTGGCGCTCGTACAGCGTCGTCCAGATGGCGTGCTCCTCGGCAGAATAGCGGTCCCACTTCTGGTCAATGGTAAAATCGGCAGCGGGGCTTTGTTCCGCCACCACAGGATCATTCACGGGCATGGGTCGGCTCCGGTCGCGCCTGACGGCGAGTTAGTTTCATATGTAACTATCATAGGGCATTTCGGCCGCCGACCCAACAGCAAGCTCTGACGCTTGCAGCCTTTGGTGCACGAAAAACGCCGCCCCCTTTCGGGAGCGGCGTCGGTTTTCAAGCCGGTATCGACCTATTGCGTACAGAGGACGTCAACGAGGGGCGCGCACTGTCCTGACGTGCAGGCGCGGTTGTCGCCAAGGAACCAGGTCCGGGCCCGATTATAGCGGTCGACGCTGTAGTAGGCGGCACGCCGCATGCCCGAAGCCTGGCACATGCGGTCCGCGGCGCTCTGGTCGCAGCCTCCGCCATAGCCGCCGAGGCAGCGGTCCACCGCATAGCCGTTGATCTCCGGGCGGGCGAAGAAGAGGCTGTTTACCCCGCGGACGCCGCCACGAATGTCGCCACCCGGGCCTCCCGGCCCAGGATAACCGCCACCCGGTGCGCCCCAGCTGTCATCAACGCGGCGCAGCGAGGTGATCCGGTTGCGCAGCCCGAGGCGGGATAGATCGCTGACTTCGCCCTCGACGCGTTGACAGCTGTCGGTGAAGCCTTCGTCGTCGCAGACGATCCAGGTCTCGCCGCGTGCCACGACCAGGCTTTCGGCGCGGTCATTGAAGCCGAGGCGGCTCAGATTGCTGATGTCAGAGTCGACATCCACGCGTTGCCCGCCAAAGCTCACGCCATCGTAGAGGAAGACACCGGACCGCGGCACATTCCCGCCGCCGCCCGGACGCCCGGGCCGACTGGGACGACCGTCATAATCGGGCTCGGCAGAGCTGATCTGGCCGCCCATGCCACCGCCTATATTGGCGATGTCACCGCTGACTTCCATGCAGGCGCCCTCGAAGTTGGCGTCCTGGCAAACAATCCAGGTCCGCCGGCCGCTATGACGGACCGAGCGCGCCTGGTCGTTGAATCCGATCTGCTGGAAATTGGTGATGCTGGAGGTGATCGTCACCGACCGACCCGTGTAGTTGGGACCGGAGAAAAATGTCAGGGACGGACCGGAATTGCCGCCGCTAGGCCGCCCGGGGCGTCCGGGGGCACCGGGCACGAGCGGCCGCAGGGAGGTGAGCTGGTCATTCATGCGGCCCATGCTGGCCTGGTCGGACGAATGGATCTCGCAGGTGCCGTTGTAATCATCGTGCTGACACAGCTCCCATTCGCCAGAGACGATGCGGAATGAGGAGGCGCGATCATTGAAACGCACGGAATCCAGATTACGCACATCGCCGGTCACCCGGACCTCGGCGCCGCGGAAGTTCGTATCCGCATAGAGGATGATGGACTGGGCCGCGGCCTGTCCTGCCAAGCCTGTCAGCACAAGGCTGAGTGCGGCCTGTCCCAAACGCTTCATATTCATGTCTGTCTCCCCTTGTGCGGGTCTCGAAATAGATGTCCCGACCCTGTCATGATGTCCCTGAACCCAGACCGGACGCCGGGTTCATCGGTCATTCATCCGGCGTCTATTGCGGGTCACCGGCCGGCTCTTCTGCCGGCTGCTGGTTCCGGTTGCGCCGCTGGTTCAGCAAGCCCCGCAGGAGTTGTTCGGCGGGATCGGGTTGGACTGCCGGTTCTTCCCCGGCTGGCGCCGCATCACCTTCGCCCTCCGGACCGATCCCGATGGCATTGAGCAGCCCGTCACGCAGGGCATCCCGGGGATTGGTTGTTCCCTGGCTGCCAAGCGCATTGCTCAGGGCGCCCTGTAGCAGTGCCTGGCCAACAGCCTCGGTGTCAACGCCGACCGAGACGGTGTTGAAGCCGCCGCGCAGACGAATCGGAACCGTGATGCCGCGCAGGTCGCGTTCGCCGCCCTGACCCTGGATCGAGGCCACGGCGCGCGGTTGAAGCCGGTAGTCGAGCGTCTGTGCGGCCAGGTTCACGGTCCCGGCGCCGGTCACGCGCAGGAGCGGAGACAACATCAGGAGATCCTGCTGGGACACTTGCCCGTTCGCCACGGTGAAGCTGCCGGTGAGTGCCGAGAAATCGGTGGTTTGCTCTTCGCCGGTGGTGGCGGCGTCGGCATCAGCCGTCTCGCCGTCAGTCTCGCCGCCGCCGACCAGACGGCTCACATTGCGGATGGTCTCGGCAATGTTGATGCCCACGATGGCACCATCCGCGAAACTGAAATTACCGCTGCCACCGAGCGAGTTCATGATCGCGGACTGTGATTGCCCGGCCGCCAGCAGGTTGATGGTGAGAGCACCGGTTCCGCGCAGCTTGTCGAAACCGGCAGCCGCTTCGAGGAAGGGGCCGGCATCGAGCCCGGTCAGTTGGGCCTCGACGGAATAGCTGGGCTGGCGGCCACGATTATTGGCCACCACCGTTGCACTGCCCTGGCCCTCGTAAAGCGCGATATTTTCCAGCCTCACCTCAAGCCGGCTATTGCGCAGGTTGACGCGCAAACGGGCATTGCCGATTTCCATCGCCTGAACGAGGAGGCGGTCGACAGACAGGCTGAGGTCGGCATCCACGATCCCGAGACCGGCCAGATCAATCGGTGCCTCACTCCAGGGCGGGATCCCGCCGGACGACGTTGGGGCCGCGGTGTCGTTTGCGGTTGGCAGGTAGGGGTTCACATCCAGTTCTGTCAGGACCAGTCCACCGCTGATCATGGGCCGCTGGCCGGCCAGGTTCACGGCGAGACTGCCCGAGCCGGAGATCGCGTCCAGCGCCAGCGTTCGGGCATTCAGGCTGATTTCACCCGGGGCGCCGCTCAGCTGGCCAGCAGCGCGAAAGCGTTCCAGATTCTCTCCGGCGGGCAGGGGCGCGCCGGCGAACGCCGCCAACGCACGAACAGAGGGGATTGTGGCATCCAGCTCACCATCATAGGCGATTGCTTCGCCGGCGAGGATGCGGCCGGCAAAGCTCAGATCAGCAAGATTGCCGCCGAGGCCCACCATGACCGGCGTCTCGCGGCCTTCGAAGAAGTCGCGGATCGAACCGATATTGGCCGAGAAGCTGAGGCTCTGGCCGTCAGCATTGAGGGCCCCGGTCACGCGGGTTTCGGTATCGAGCGAGGGTAGGGCCACCGACAGGTCGAGCCCGGTAATGGCTCGCGACTGGCTGCCATCGGTGAAGTAGAGCGCACCGTTCTCGATGCGGACATCCCCGAAGCTGGCCTCGATCGGCAGAGCGCCTTCGCGGCGGACAAAGCCGGTGCCCTCGGTTGACGGCGCGGCGGCGGCAGCATCCGGCGGCGTGAAGGTCCAGTTATTACCGCGGCGATTCTGTGCCAGCCGGATCGTCGGCTCGACGAGGACGAATTCGGTGATCTCGACCCGACGGCTGAGAAGCGGGATGAGCCGGACGCCGACCCGCATCTCCCGCATCTCGGCGAACGCGTCCTCTCCGAAGCCCTCGGCATTCGCGATCGAGACATTGCTGGCCCGAATCTGCAGTTGCGGGAAGATCTGCAAGGCGATGTCGCCGTCCAGCGATACCTCACGGTTGAGGGCGTCGCGGGCGGCGGTCTCGACCGGCTCGCGATAGGTCGAGGCCGGAATCACTGCGGGCAGGATGAAGATCGCGGCGACCAGAAGGACCACTATCAGACCGAGAGCGAGACCGAGGCTTTTCATGGGGAGGCTCCGAAATAGCTGAAATATCAAACTGGCAGGCGTCTTCGTCATTTTCTTGGCGAGACGCGAAAAACACTCTGGGGTAAGGTATCGCTGATTGCGTCAACACACGAGGGGGGAATTGCGATGTCCACAAAACCACCAGCTGATCTGGTCCGGCGCCGGGAGTTGATCATGGGTCTGGCGGCAGGAACCGTTCTGCCTTTCATTGCCGGTTGCGCGGATAATGCGGCCCTGGGGAGAAGCCAGCTCATGCTGGTCTCTGACGGCCAGCTGGCCCAGCTCTCCGAACAGGCCTGGCAAGACAGCCTGCAGCGCGAGCGTGTGCTGCGCGACCCGTCCTATCAGCGCCGCCTGCAGCGGGTCGGCGACCGGATCGTGCGGGCATCCGGACAGAGCCAGCTCAATTGGGAGTTCGTCGTTTTCGACAGCGACACCGTCAACGCCTGGGTTCTGCCCAATGGCAAGGTGGGGTTCTACAAGGGCATTCTCGACATCATGGAGACTGATGATCACGTCGCGACCGTGATGGGGCACGAGGTTGGCCATATCGCCGGACGCCACTCGGCCGAGCGGGCCAGCCAGCAACTGGCAGCGCAGATGGGCATCGGCCTTCTGGCCAGTGCCATCGGCTCGTCGGGGACCGAATATGCCCAATACAGCCAGGATATCGGCGCCGCGCTCGGCATGGGCGTGACCTATGGCGTCATCCTGCCCTATTCGCGCGAGCACGAATATGAGGCCGACCGGCTGGGTGTCGATTACATGGTCGGTGCCGGTTATGACGCGCGTCAGGCGGTGGATTTCTGGGTCGGTATGTCGTCGGCGAACAACCATCGCACGGCCGAGTTCGCCTCGACGCACCCGTCGGACGAGAACCGGATCGCCGCGATGCGCGCCCATATCCGTGACCGCGGCTACGCTGCATAGGCGGGTGTCGGGCCTGTCGGGACCTTGTGCAGGACGTGTGCAACACGCTCTGCAAAACGCCTGACAGGGTGGTTGCCAGAGGGGGGCGGGGAGGCTAGTTTCCCGCGCCTTACGAGCTGATCGGATGCGAAGTCCGGACACGCATCGTGATACCGAGTGCCGCCTTAGCTCAGTTGGTTAGAGCGCTAGATTGTGGATCTAGAGGTCTCCCGTTCAATCCGGGAAGGCGGTACCATTTCCCCAGGTTTCTGAGCAAAGAAAAAGCCGACCCGTTTGGGTCGGCTTTCCTGTTTCCGGCGTCTTCGGTGACAGCGCAGGACCGTCGGGTCAGCGCATTGTGCCCGCATCGGCGTCTGCGGCTTCCGCCGCTTCGGCGCGGGCCGCGATCAGGGCGCGCGCCTCGTCATTGCTTTCGACGGCTTCGATGGTGTCGAAATAGCAGCGGTCCTCCCGGGTCTCGACATATTCGAAATGCGGGTTGTGGATGGTGCTGAAGTTGCGCAGGCTCAGGCCGACTCCGGCGCTGCCGCGCAGCCCGAGACAGCGGCGCTGGAGCGTCACCAGATAACGGCGGCTGGCACCGGCGCGCAGGACCAGGTGCTGGCGGTCGAGCACGGCATATCCATTAACGTTGCGGATGCGTAGCGGCGTGTCTCGGCTGGCCGTTTCCCGGGGCGCCTCGGCGGCCGGTTCCGTGGTTGCCGCGGGATCCGTCTGCTGCGCCGCGACTGTCGGCACGGCTGTCATCGCGACCAGGGTCGCGGCGCCGAGAGCGGCGGCAAGGCTGTAACGAATCCGGGATCGATTGCGGGATCGATTGCGGGATCGATTGCGGGTCTGGCGTGTCATGCGTCGTCTCCTTCTTCGTCGTGCCCCGGTTCGAGGCTTGGTGTCGGTTCAGACGTCCCTCGTAACCAATATTGGTCTTTCGAGGGTGTGACGCAAGCGCGCTGCGAGCGGCGTTAACGCCGGGTTAGCCACGTTTCTGCGAGTCTGCGCAGGCGATTCGCATGCCGTGAGTCGCCAGCAACCGGCCGTCACGCCCGCGGAGACAGATGTGGTCAGCCCCGTCGATACCAGCAGCCAGGACTTCACCATGCGGGCCATTCGCCAGGCCGCGCAGGAAACCGGTACGGATTTCAACTTCCTGGTTGATACTGCGGCGCGTGAAAGCAATTTCGATGTGCGGGCTGAAGCGCGGACATCGAGTGCGGCCGGCATGTTCCAGTTTATCGAGCAGACCTGGCTCGGGGTTCTGGCCCGGCGCGGCGCCGATCATGGTTATGGCGACGCCGCCCAGGCGATCAGCCAGGATGCCAATGGCCGGTTTGTGGTCGCAGACCCGTCCCGGCGCCAGGAAATCCTCGACCTTCGCTTTGATGCGGTCGCGGCCTCGCGCATGGCCGGCGAGCTCGCGGCCGAGAATAACCGCGTGATCGAGTCGCGGATCGGCCGTCCGGCATCCGGCGGCGAGCTCTATGCGGCACACTTCCTTGGAGCCGGCGGTGCGGCCGAGCTGATCAGCGCGGCCCGGGATCGTCCGGACCAGCGTGCCGATACGCTGTTTCCCGCAGCAGCCCGCGCCAATCGCCCGATCTTTTTCGACGGGAACCGTCCCCGGTCGACCAGCGAGGTCCTGGCTGTCCTGACCCGTCAGGACAGTCCGCACGGCCAGTCCGGTGCGGGGGCGCGGCAGATGGCAAGTGCCACTGCTGTGCAGGCCGTCGGCGACATGCTGACGACACCGATCCCGAGCCTTGCGGAGGGCGGATATTCGGGGCCGTCGCCGGTGATCCAGTCGGTCGCGGCGATGCGCTCCAATCTGCGAGTTGGCAATGGCGAGCTCTCTCCCGCGCTGGTGGAGATCCTTGCTTCCCTCGAGGCGCCACGCAGCGCTCGTGGGCGGAATTCGTAAACCCGGCCCTGTCGTCGGCAAGCTTTCGTTAAGCATGTTTCGTCAAGATTTGGCCGAATGAACAACCTTTGAATCGGAAGCCCGATGAGTGTCGTTGCCCTTCGTAATCGCCTGACAAACGAGGATATCCGCCGTCTGGTGAAGGGCGAGAATGATGAGACGCGGGCGATGGCGGCTCGCAAGATCTGCCGTCGCATGGATTCGGCATCCCTGACCGAAGCCGAGCGGACCGCCGCGCGCGACATTCTCGATGTGATTTCCCGCGATGCGGCCGAGCTGGTCCGGCGCGCGATGGCCATCACGCTGCGCCAGTCACCCAATCTGCCGCGCGATGTCGCCCGCAAGCTGGCCGAGGATGTCGACAGTGTCGCAACGCCCGTTCTGGAATCATCGCCCGTCCTGACCGATGAGGACCTGTTGTCAGTCCTGCAGTCGGCTGACACGGCAAAGCGTTGTGCCATTGCCGGTCGCGAGCACGTGGCGCCAATTGTCGTTCACGAGCTGCTCGACAGTCGTGACGAGGCGGCGGTCTCCATCGCGGCATCGAATAATGGTGCCGAATTCGATGATGCCGCCTATCAGCGCGCTTTCGCGGAGTTCTGCGAGAGCAGTGGTGTGATGGATGCCTTCGTGGCTCGCTCGCACCTGCCACTGAGCGTGACAGAGCGTCTGATCGCCCATGTCAGTGATGTGGCCCTCAACCGCCTTGTGAAATCCCATGCCTTGCCGCCGCAGCTCGCCGTCGAGCTGTCCGAGGGCGCGCGCGAGCGGGCCACGCTTGATCTCGTCGACCAGGCCGGCCTGGCGCATGACCCCAAGCATTTCGTTCAGCAATTGCGGCTCAACAGCCGGCTGACGCCCTCGCTGATACTGCGGGCGCTACTGCGCGGGCACATTGAATTTGTCGAACATGCCTTTGCCGAGCTGGCCGGTGTGACTCACTCGCGCGCCTGGCTTCTGGTCCACGATGCCGGACCGCTGGGTCTGCGGGCGGTCTATGACCGGACCGGCATGCCGTCACGGCTCTACCCGGCGGTTCGGGCCGCGCTGGATGTCTATCACGGCATGGAGGTCCCGCAGGATGAGGCCGGGCGGGCGCAGTTCCGCCGCAATTTGGCCGAGCGCGCGATTACGCGCTTCCAGGGAATCCCGGAAGAAGACCTCGACTATGTCCTCAGCCGCTTTGACGAGGATGACGGATTGCAGAAGGTCGCCAGCTAGTCGCAGCCCTTTCGATCAGACACGAAAAAAGCCGGTGCAGGACACCGGCTTTTTTGTATCGGGTCGGGTGACAGCCTCGGGCGGTCAGTCGTCTTTCCAGGGCTCGGAGAAGGCCGTCGTCTGCTTTTCCAGCTCGTCCGCGAGCTCGGCGGCGACGCGGTCATTGTCATCGCGGATATTCTGCGACAGCGCGGCCCGGATGGCGCCGACATGGGCGAGGGCGAGTCCGAGCGGAGCCTTCTGCCGCTTTTCCGGCATGTCGATCATCTTGGTCAGCGATTTGGCCAGTCGCGTAATGATCGGAAACTCATACGTGGTGCCGAGGCCGCGCAGGTCGTGGGCGCGGACGAAGAGGGCCTCGCCCTCGTCGCCTTTCAGCCCGGTCTCGCGAACGAGCTTGGCCGCCGCCTCGAGCTTGACCACTTCTTCCTCCAGCCATTGGCCGAAGTCCGAACGCAGATCCTTCAGCGCTTCTTCCGCTTTCTGGATCATGTGCAGGTCGCCTTGGCTGACCGGGCCGCCAACCTTGATCTGCAGCATGTTCGGGGCGGAGATGACCTCCACATCCTTGTTATTGGCCATGAGACGTCCTCTTAGCTGGCAGTCGCGAGCGGGGCATCAGGAGCGCCGACACGTGCGTGGGAAGTGACACAGAGCGTTTCGCGCAGGGTCTGTGCGAGATTGGCTGCCGTGAAAGGTTTGGTCAGAAAGGCATCGACCCCCGTCTGGCGGGCCTGTCGAATGCGATCGTCCTCGGTATAGGCTGAAAGCATGATCACCGGCAGGTTCGGTGCCGGGCTGGCATGGCGGTCGCGAAGCGTCCGCACCAGATCGATCCCGTCGCGGGGCTTCATCTTCCAATCCGTGATGAGCAGGTCGACCGGCTTGGCCCGGAGCACATCCAGCGCGCGCTCGACGGTATCGGTCTCGATGACCCGGCCGCAGCCGAAGGCCTGCAGGGAAACCCGCAGCGCGCCGCGAAGGGCCGCGCTGTCGTCCACCAGCAGAATGGTGAGTCGCGATAATGTCTCGTCCAGCGCGAAGTCGCTCATCTCGGGCTCGGCTTGCTCGAATCTGTCGTATCGGAAGACTAGCGCGGCTTGCTTAACGCCAGCCTAAATCCGGTCAGTTTTCAAACTGCTCGACCAGAATGCGTTCGGCCAGGTCGCGGCCCGGGTCGAACAGCATGGTGAGAACCACGTCCTGGGCTTCCACGACATCAACCCGAGCGACTTCCCGGAACTCCTGATTGTCGGCAACGGCCGAGACCGGCCGGCGTGACGGCTCCATGATTTCGAAGCCAACCTTGATGTTGTGAGGGAGCAGGGCACCGCGCCAGCGTCGCGGCCGAAAGGCGCTGATCGGCGTCAGCGCAAGGACCTTGGAGTTGAGCGGCAGGATCGGACCATGGGCGGACAGGTTATAGGCGGTCGAGCCGGCCGGCGTGGCGACCATCACCCCGTCCGCCTGAAGCTCCGCCATCCGGCTCTTGCCATCGATGGTGATCTTGATCTTCGCCGTCTGACGGGTTTCGCGCAGGAGCGAGACCTCGTTGATGGCCAAGGCCTCGAACGGTTTGCAATGGATATCCTCGCCGATGGCGCGCAGCGGGTGGATCCGGGCGCGTTCGGCCCGCGCCAGCCGCTCGGTCAGCCCGTCTTCGCGGAACTCGTTCATGAGAAAGCCGACAGAGCCGAAATTCATGCCGTAGACGCGTGCGCCGGTCTTGATCGACAGGTGGAGTGCATCCAGCATCAGCCCGTCGCCGCCGAGCGCGACAATGATCTCGGCTTCTTCGATGGGGACATGTCCATAGACCTGTTCCAAGCGCGCTTTCGCGGCTTTGGCCTCAGGTCGGGGGCTGGCAAGGAAGGCGAGGGAGGCGGTGATGGCGGGCTCGAAGGAAAACCTGATGAAACAGGTTCTTATTCAAGCCCTCGTGCCCATCTGGCGCAAGACCTTCGCCGCTTTTTCCGGACCATACATGCGGAAGACATTCGCGGCGGCGGTCATGGCGTCGCCCTCGAGCGCCTGATGGATGCGTCCGGAGCGTTGCAGGGTCTTGTGGATAATCGGATAGGCGGTGCGGTCGAGTTGCGCCGCCTGGCAGGCCATGGCGGCGGCCCGGACACCATTCATCGCCAGGGCGACACGCCATTGCGAGGCCTTGATGTCGCAAAGGGCGGCAATCGCGTGATCGAACACAGCTTCCTTGCCAGCCTTGAGGGCGTCCATCGCGAAGCGACCGGTGAGTTTTCCGGCTTCGCGCGCATCCTGCACGATCCGTGCGGCTTCCTTGTCGACATTCTCGGGGGTCGCGCCAAGGGCGGCTTCGACGGCAAGGTTCTCGACCTTCGCCTTGTCGAGACCGAAGCGCCGATACAATTCCTCGCGCCAATTCTCAGGCAGCATGATGCACAGCTGGGTCGCATAGTCGGTAGACAGGTCGTGCCGTCGGGCCAACGCCTCGCGCAATTTCGGGTGCTCGCGCGCGACGTGCAGGCAAACATTGAGCGTATGCTCTGAGATTTCAGCGGTGTCGTTGTTGGCTAGGGCGCGCAGCACGAGGGCCTCGCCCGGTTTTGCCAGCGTATCGGTAACGGGCAGACACAGATTGGCGCGCATGGCGAGGTGACGGCGATGCTCGATCGTCCCGGTCTCTGCCAGCTCGATCATGTCCTTCTGCGTCAGCTGTTCGCTTTTCTCGATAATGATCGCGGAAATCTCGATCTGGTCGAAAGCGAAGTGCTTGATCGCAGCATGTGGCGCCCAATCGCAGGTTGCCAGCTTCTTCGCCATGGCCACTTTTGTGTTGAGATCAGACTTGCTTGACAGGGTGATCAGCAGGTCGCCGGCGATCGGTTCGGCACTGTCGGAGAGCGGCTGCGCCACGCACATCTCCGTAACGCCCAGCGCGATCTGCTGGCGTTTCTCGGGGTCGCGGACAGTCGCGAGAAGGTGGAGCGCTTCAGCTGGTTTTGCGGCCATGGGTCTTGAATTGTGATCAATTAGGATGACCTGTATTGCTGACACAAACGCCTTGAAAACTTGTTAATTGGCACCCGCTCCCGGAGGTGTTCGAGCCATGGAAGACATGATATCAACATCATATCTGGAACGCTATTCGGGTGTGCGCGAAAGAACGCAAGCCTTGGTAGCGGGTCTGTCCGATGAAGACATGCTGGTCCAGACGATGCCGGATGTCAGCCCGACCAAGTGGCACCTGGCGCACACGACATGGTTCTGGGAAACGTTCTTGCTGCGCGAATATCTCGATGGGTATCAGGAGTTCTCGGGCGAATTCAATTACCTGTTCAATTCCTATTATGACGGGATCGGCGAGCGGCACGCCCGCGCCGAGCGCGGCTATCTCAGCCGACCATCCCTGCGCGATGTCATGGCTTACCGGGCCCATGTTGATGACGCGATGGCGCGTTTACTGAGCGTTGACCAAGACCTCACAACGCAGGCGCTGACCCCCCTCATTGAGCTGGGCCTGGCCCATGAGGAGCAGCACCAGGAGCTGATCCTGACTGATATCAAGCATGTGCTGTCCCGCCACCCGTTCGCTCCGGGAGCCTTTGCCGCGCCGTCCCGCGGGCAGCCGGAAACCGCCGGCCCCCCGGGATGGGTCGAGTTCGCGGGCGGGATTGTCGAGATTGGTGCGGCGGGCTCCGGCTTCCATTTCGACAATGAAGGTCCGCGTCACCAGGCGATCCTGACTCCCTTCGCGCTTGCCGACCGGCTGGCAACCAATCGCGATTACG
This window contains:
- a CDS encoding NAD kinase, with amino-acid sequence MRFSFEPAITASLAFLASPRPEAKAAKARLEQVYGHVPIEEAEIIVALGGDGLMLDALHLSIKTGARVYGMNFGSVGFLMNEFREDGLTERLARAERARIHPLRAIGEDIHCKPFEALAINEVSLLRETRQTAKIKITIDGKSRMAELQADGVMVATPAGSTAYNLSAHGPILPLNSKVLALTPISAFRPRRWRGALLPHNIKVGFEIMEPSRRPVSAVADNQEFREVARVDVVEAQDVVLTMLFDPGRDLAERILVEQFEN
- a CDS encoding DUF2336 domain-containing protein gives rise to the protein MAAKPAEALHLLATVRDPEKRQQIALGVTEMCVAQPLSDSAEPIAGDLLITLSSKSDLNTKVAMAKKLATCDWAPHAAIKHFAFDQIEISAIIIEKSEQLTQKDMIELAETGTIEHRRHLAMRANLCLPVTDTLAKPGEALVLRALANNDTAEISEHTLNVCLHVAREHPKLREALARRHDLSTDYATQLCIMLPENWREELYRRFGLDKAKVENLAVEAALGATPENVDKEAARIVQDAREAGKLTGRFAMDALKAGKEAVFDHAIAALCDIKASQWRVALAMNGVRAAAMACQAAQLDRTAYPIIHKTLQRSGRIHQALEGDAMTAAANVFRMYGPEKAAKVLRQMGTRA
- the egtB gene encoding ergothioneine biosynthesis protein EgtB is translated as MEDMISTSYLERYSGVRERTQALVAGLSDEDMLVQTMPDVSPTKWHLAHTTWFWETFLLREYLDGYQEFSGEFNYLFNSYYDGIGERHARAERGYLSRPSLRDVMAYRAHVDDAMARLLSVDQDLTTQALTPLIELGLAHEEQHQELILTDIKHVLSRHPFAPGAFAAPSRGQPETAGPPGWVEFAGGIVEIGAAGSGFHFDNEGPRHQAILTPFALADRLATNRDYAQFVADGGYQTATLWLSEGWARVQAEGWSAPFYWRQGETGWEEFTLHGQYPLDPDAPVLHLSYYEASAFAEWSGARLPDEREWEIATLGLLDGEGRFAAPGASAHPDVAAQAAQPGRGLRQMFGDAWEWTRSAYSAYPRYRPAAGAVGEYNGKFMCGQYVLRGGSCATPPGHVRRTYRNFFPPDARWQFSGVRLAKDI